CGTTCCAGTCCGGGGGCATGGAGACCCCGAGCCACGAGCGCGTCGAGGCGGGCTCCATCCAGAAAGCCCACAAGGGCGTGCTGTTCATCGACGAGATCAACACCCTGGACATCCGGTCCCAGCAGAAGCTGATGACCGCGATCCAGGAGGGCGAGTTCTCGATCACCGGCCAGTCCGAGCGCTCCTCGGGGGCCATGGTCCAGACCGAACCCGTGCCGTGTGACTTCATCATGGTCGCGGCGGGGAACATGGACGCGATGGAGAACATGCACCCGGCGCTTCGTGACCGCCTGAAGGGCTATGGCTATGAGGTCTACATGGAGGACTCCATCGACGAGACGCCCACGACCCGGCGGCAATACGCCCGCTTCGTGGCCCAGGAGGTCGAGAAAGACGGCCGCCTGCCACACTTCCAGCCCGATGCGGTCCGGGAGATCATCCTGGAGGCCAAACGACGGTCCGGCCGGAAGGGCCAGTTGACCCTCAAACTTCGTGATCTGGGTGGCCTCGTCCGTGTGGCCGGGGACATCGCCAAGGCCGAGAACGCCGAATTCGTGGACCGTGAGCACGTCCTGGAGGCGAAAAAGCGCTCGCGCTCGATCGAACAGCAGTTCGCCGATGACTACATCGAGCGGCGCAAGGACTACGAACTCAAGGTCAACGAGGGCAGCGCGGTCGGCCGGGTCAACGGCCTGGCAGTCATGGGCGGCGACTCCGGGATCGTGCTCCCCGTCATGGCCGAGGTCACGCCCCGCCAGGGTGAGGGCGGTGAAGTCATCGCCACCGGCCAACTCAAGGAGATGGCGATGGAAGCCGTGCAGAACGTCTCCGCGATCATCAAGAAGTTCTCCGACGAGGACATCTCCGAGAAGGACATCCACGTGCAGTTCATCCAGACACAGGGCGTGGAGGGCGATTCGGCCTCCATCACCGTCGCGACGGCGGTCATCTCGGCCCTGGAGAACATCCCGATCGAGCAGGACCTCGCGATGACCGGGTCGCTCTCGGTCCGTGGGGACGTCCTCCCGGTCGGCGGTGTGACCCACAAGATCGAGGCCGCCGCAAAGGCCGGCTACGATCGGGTGATCATTCCCAAGGCCAACGAGCAGGACGTGATGATCGAGGAGGAGTACGAGGAGATGATCGAGATCATCCCCGTCTCACACATCAGCGAAGTGCTCGACGTGGCGCTGGCCGGCGAACCCGAGAAGGACTCGCTGGTCGATCGGCTGAAGTCGATCACCGGGCAGGCCCTCGAAGCCACCGAGGGGACCACGGCGACCGGGGCCAACCCCTCCCCACAGTAGGGGACCTTCTTCTTTCCGGCCTGCATAGTGATATTCGATGCCGACCCCGGCCTGGAGCACGTTCGTCGTGTTTGCAGTACTTCTCACAGCTGCCGTGGCCGTCCTCGCGCGCCGCTCGGCCCAACTCCTGGACGAATCAATCGAGGTCGGTCGAGTGGCCCTTTACGCGAACCTCGCCGCAACTCAGGCGCTCCTGCTTGGTGCGGTCTGGCTCTTGCTAACCTGGACGAACGTCCCAGTCGAGACGCTTGGTGTGACCGACCGTCCGACGATCCTCGCCCTGGTGGCACTCACAGTCGCACTCGTGGCGTTAAACGAAGGTGCATCGAATCTGACGGCGGACACTGACAATCCGCTACGCGCACTTCTCACTCCGGAACGGCCCCTGGAGTGGCTCGTCCTCGCGGGTATCGTGCTCCCGGTCATCGTGATCAGCGAGGAGGTGCTGTTTCGCGGGGTGTTAATCGGCGGGCTGGCGGCGGGAACGGGAATCCACCCGGCAGTTTTGATCGTCGGCTCCGGGCTGCTATTCGGGCTGGCCCACACGGCCCAGGGCCGACTGGGGATGCTGGTCGCTTCGACCCTCGGGGTCGCGCTCGGCGTGGCCTTCTGGCTCAGTGGGAGTCTCTGGCTCGTAATCCTCGCACACTACCTGGTCGATCTCGTGGAGTTCCTCCGGCACGCGAGATTCAGTTACGGCTCTCGATTCGCTGGAGGGTCTGTCTGATGGCCGGCGGGGTACCACCGTCAATACCGGTGACGCGGTGGTCCGGAATCAAGATCGGCACCGGATTCTCCGCGAGCGCCGTTCTGGCGGTTTCCATGTCGGACTCCTCGGCCGGATCGAGCCCTGGCGTGTGTGCGACCAGTCGATCGAGCGGGAACTGTTCCCCGTAGGGAATCTCCCGCACGCGTTCGAGGACGGCCCGCTGGTCAGTCGGCACGGTCAATCCCACGTCGATCTCGGTCACGTCCGTGTGCTCGCCGTCGAGGTATCCCTCGATCCAGTCTAGAATTTCGTGGTCCGCAGTGGCACTCGGGTCCGGCGTCTCGGGGAAGGACAGGGAGATCACTCGCCGGTTCGCCACGCCGATCTGAACGAACCGATCGATGGACGCCACGTTCCTGGCGTAGATCCCAGCACCTGGCATGGGACTGGATTCGCCGAGACCGCCCTTGAACGTTGGCCTGGAGTCACAACAGTTATGTACACATCCGTCCATCAATGGACAATAATGGGTACTACAAAGCAGCCCGGACGTGAGCTCGCGCCGGCAGTTCGCGAGCTCCTCGCGGCCGCGTCGGAGCGCTCCCGTGGCGACGAACGCGTGTCAGTCGAAGCCCGCTCGCTTCCGGGGGCTTTCGAACGAGCGCGAACCGAGGGCCGAACGCCGCTGATCGCCGAAGTGAAGCCGACCAGCCCGACCGCGAGCTACGAGAACCACGTCGATCCGGTCGCGGCGGCCGAATCGATGGTCGCCGGCGGGGCCAGCGCCATCTCGGTGCTCACCGAACCCGACCACTTCGGCGGGTCGATCGAAGCGCTCCAGGCAGTGCGGGAGGCGGTTTCGGTGCCAGTTCTCCGGAAGGACTTCCTCCTCCGGGAGGCCCAACTCGACGCGGTCGCCGCCGACGCAGTGTTGCTGATTGCCCGGTTTCTGGACGACCTAGACGGGATGATCGAGGCGGCCCGCGACCGTGGGATGACCCCGCTGGTCGAGACCCACACCCGGGACGAAATCGAGACGGCTCTCGCGGCCGGTGCCGAGGTGATCGGCGTGAATAACCGTGATCTCGCCAGCCTGACCGTCGATCGCTCGACCGTCGAACGACTGGCACCGGCAGTACCGGATTCGGCGACGCTGATCGCCGAGAGCGGAATCCAGACGACCGAGCACCGCGATACCATGCTCGGTGCCGGGGCCGACGGTTTGCTCGTGGGGTCGGCGATCATGGACGGGGACATCGAGGCGAACACCCGGAGGCTGGTCGCCCGATGAGCCAGCACCGCTTTGGCTCGTATGGCGGCCAGTACGTTCCAGAAGTGTTGATGCCGGCCGTCCAGGAACTGGAATCGGCCTACGAACGCTACGTCCTGGAGAACGAGGACGGGTTCATGGACGAGTTCCGCGAGCGTCTGCGGGACTTCGGTGGCCGACCGACCCCGCTCCAGCGGGCCGACCGGCTCAGCGAGGAGTACGACACCGAGGTGTACCTCAAGCGCGAGGACCTCCTGCACGGCGGGGCCCACAAGCTCAACAACGCCCTCGGACAGGTGCTTCTGGCCCAGTACATGGGCAAAGACCGGATCATCGCCGAGACGGGGGCCGGCCAGCACGGCACCGCCGTGGCGATGGCCTGTGCCCACCTGGACATCGACTGTGAGATCTACATGGGCCGGACGGACATCCGTCGCCAGCGGCCCAACGTCTTCCGAATGGTGACCCACGACGCGACGGTCAACCCCGTCGACGAGGGCTCGGGCACGCTAAAGGAGGCCATCAACGCCACCATGCGGGACTGGGCGACGAACGTCGAGGACACCCACTACGTGATCGGCTCCGTCGTGGGGCCGCACCCGTTCCCGAGCATGGTTCGGGACTTCCAGGCCGTCATCTCCGAGGAGGCCCGCGAGCAGGCCATCGAAACCATCGGGGACCTTCCGGGCACCGTCCTGGCCTGTGCCGGCGGCGGGTCGAACACGATGGGCTCCTTCCAGCATTTCCGGTCGGATCCGGTCGAGTTGATCGCGGCCGAAGCGGGTGGGGAATCACTCACCGTCAACGAATCCGAAGAGTACGCCCCCCACTCGGCCTCGCTCGCCACGGGGACCGACGGCGTGCTCCACGGCGCACACACCAGGCTCCTCCAGACCGAGACGGGCCAGATCGTCGAGTCACACAGCGTGAGTGCGGGCCTGGATTACGCCGGGGTGGGCCCGGAACTGGCCCACATGGTCGAAACTGGCCGGGTCGAGCCAGTCTCGGTCGGCGACGAGGCGGCTCTTCGGGCCTTCCATCACCTTTCCCGGGCCGAGGGGATCATCCCGGCCCTGGAGAGCAGCCACGCCCTCGCGGCGCTCGAAGAACGGGACTTCGCCGACCCGGTGATCGTGACCGTCTCGGGCCGGGGGGACAAGGACCTGGATACCGTGATCGAGGAGTCGGATCGTCGCGATCTCGATGCCGCGCCGGACATGGAGGTGTTCTCCCATGAGTGAAGAATCGATCCGTGCGGCCTTCGAGGGCGGGGCCCTGGTGCCCTACATCGTCGCCGGGGATCCGACCCCGGAAGCGACGGCCCGATACGCCGACGCACTGGTCGAGGGTGGGGCGGACGTGCTCGAACTCGGGTTACCGTTCTCGGAACCTGTCGCAGACGGCCCGACCATTCAGGCCGGTATTAGACGGGCGCTCGACGCCGGCATGACACCCCAACGGTTCCTCGATCTGGTTGCGGACCTCGACGTGGACATCCCTGTGGTGGCGATGACCTACTACAACATGCTCTACCGGTACGGCGACGGCGACGTCCGGGAGTTCGTCGCCGATGCCGCCAATGCGGGGCTCTCTGGGCTCATCGTCCCGGACCTGCCGGTCGAAGAGAGTGCGGAGCTGGCTGCTGCGTGTGACGCGAACGACCTCGCACTCGTGTTTATCGTGGCCCCAACCACTACCGAGGAACGGCTGGAGTCTATCGTCGACCGGGCGACTGGCTTCCTCTATGTGCAGGCCCGGAT
This region of Halodesulfurarchaeum sp. HSR-GB genomic DNA includes:
- the trpA gene encoding tryptophan synthase subunit alpha, translated to MSEESIRAAFEGGALVPYIVAGDPTPEATARYADALVEGGADVLELGLPFSEPVADGPTIQAGIRRALDAGMTPQRFLDLVADLDVDIPVVAMTYYNMLYRYGDGDVREFVADAANAGLSGLIVPDLPVEESAELAAACDANDLALVFIVAPTTTEERLESIVDRATGFLYVQARMGTTGARTDVSDETTRSLARLPETEIPTAVGFGVSTQDQAREIVAGGADGVVAGSVFVDIVADGEAVPERLAETAAELAAGVAAGR
- a CDS encoding MGMT family protein; the protein is MPGAGIYARNVASIDRFVQIGVANRRVISLSFPETPDPSATADHEILDWIEGYLDGEHTDVTEIDVGLTVPTDQRAVLERVREIPYGEQFPLDRLVAHTPGLDPAEESDMETARTALAENPVPILIPDHRVTGIDGGTPPAIRQTLQRIESRN
- the lonB gene encoding ATP-dependent protease LonB, whose translation is MSNDPTSDPPRDDAPIRKREDRPSGEDTPAEGDSVPLSEDLGSEVDVEGDLTIDEDAAEDDLLGGLRIDSTADIEVPERLVDQVIGQEEAREIVKRAAKQHRHVMMIGSPGTGKSMLAKAMSRLLPQESLQDVLVYHNPDDSNEPRVRTVPAGKGDQIVEAHQEEAQKRKQMRSFLMWIVIAIIVGYAILIAGQVLLGLLAAGVIYFAFRYTNRGTDAMVPKLLVNNGERSIAPFEDATGAHAGALLGDVRHDPFQSGGMETPSHERVEAGSIQKAHKGVLFIDEINTLDIRSQQKLMTAIQEGEFSITGQSERSSGAMVQTEPVPCDFIMVAAGNMDAMENMHPALRDRLKGYGYEVYMEDSIDETPTTRRQYARFVAQEVEKDGRLPHFQPDAVREIILEAKRRSGRKGQLTLKLRDLGGLVRVAGDIAKAENAEFVDREHVLEAKKRSRSIEQQFADDYIERRKDYELKVNEGSAVGRVNGLAVMGGDSGIVLPVMAEVTPRQGEGGEVIATGQLKEMAMEAVQNVSAIIKKFSDEDISEKDIHVQFIQTQGVEGDSASITVATAVISALENIPIEQDLAMTGSLSVRGDVLPVGGVTHKIEAAAKAGYDRVIIPKANEQDVMIEEEYEEMIEIIPVSHISEVLDVALAGEPEKDSLVDRLKSITGQALEATEGTTATGANPSPQ
- a CDS encoding indole-3-glycerol-phosphate synthase; the encoded protein is MGTTKQPGRELAPAVRELLAAASERSRGDERVSVEARSLPGAFERARTEGRTPLIAEVKPTSPTASYENHVDPVAAAESMVAGGASAISVLTEPDHFGGSIEALQAVREAVSVPVLRKDFLLREAQLDAVAADAVLLIARFLDDLDGMIEAARDRGMTPLVETHTRDEIETALAAGAEVIGVNNRDLASLTVDRSTVERLAPAVPDSATLIAESGIQTTEHRDTMLGAGADGLLVGSAIMDGDIEANTRRLVAR
- a CDS encoding CPBP family intramembrane glutamic endopeptidase codes for the protein MPTPAWSTFVVFAVLLTAAVAVLARRSAQLLDESIEVGRVALYANLAATQALLLGAVWLLLTWTNVPVETLGVTDRPTILALVALTVALVALNEGASNLTADTDNPLRALLTPERPLEWLVLAGIVLPVIVISEEVLFRGVLIGGLAAGTGIHPAVLIVGSGLLFGLAHTAQGRLGMLVASTLGVALGVAFWLSGSLWLVILAHYLVDLVEFLRHARFSYGSRFAGGSV
- the trpB gene encoding tryptophan synthase subunit beta, with translation MSQHRFGSYGGQYVPEVLMPAVQELESAYERYVLENEDGFMDEFRERLRDFGGRPTPLQRADRLSEEYDTEVYLKREDLLHGGAHKLNNALGQVLLAQYMGKDRIIAETGAGQHGTAVAMACAHLDIDCEIYMGRTDIRRQRPNVFRMVTHDATVNPVDEGSGTLKEAINATMRDWATNVEDTHYVIGSVVGPHPFPSMVRDFQAVISEEAREQAIETIGDLPGTVLACAGGGSNTMGSFQHFRSDPVELIAAEAGGESLTVNESEEYAPHSASLATGTDGVLHGAHTRLLQTETGQIVESHSVSAGLDYAGVGPELAHMVETGRVEPVSVGDEAALRAFHHLSRAEGIIPALESSHALAALEERDFADPVIVTVSGRGDKDLDTVIEESDRRDLDAAPDMEVFSHE